In one window of Nocardioides panacisoli DNA:
- a CDS encoding phosphate ABC transporter substrate-binding protein PstS, whose product MKSISTRRALVPGIAALALGLTACGGDSGGGASEEAADLSGSLNIGGASSQESAQSAWIVGFGEAAPGVTVNYDPTGSGTGRENFVSGGFPIAGSDAYLTDDEGELSGAQEQCGGEVIEVPNYVSPIAVIFNVEGVDELNLTPEAVAGIFAGKITKWNDPAIADSNPDADLPNAKITPVHRSDDSGTTENFTDYLDAVAADAWDFGVVETWPTKAGGEAGQGTSGVVQVVTETSNTIGYADASQAGGLGQANVGVGGEFVAPSSEAAAKILEVSPRVEDRGEMDLAFDLDHTTTEGGTYPIVLTSYLLACPTYEDQNTADMVKAYMDYIVSDDGQAMAESEAGSAPLAPALQEEVQGIIEQISAG is encoded by the coding sequence GTGAAGAGTATTTCCACCCGCCGCGCCCTGGTGCCCGGTATTGCAGCCCTCGCGCTCGGCCTGACGGCCTGCGGTGGCGACTCCGGTGGCGGCGCCAGCGAGGAGGCCGCTGACCTCTCCGGCTCCCTCAACATCGGCGGTGCCTCCTCCCAGGAGTCCGCCCAGAGCGCCTGGATCGTCGGCTTCGGTGAGGCCGCTCCCGGCGTCACCGTGAACTACGACCCGACCGGCTCCGGCACGGGTCGCGAGAACTTCGTCTCGGGCGGCTTCCCGATCGCCGGCTCCGACGCCTACCTGACCGACGACGAGGGCGAGCTCTCCGGTGCGCAGGAGCAGTGCGGCGGCGAGGTCATCGAGGTCCCGAACTACGTCTCGCCCATCGCGGTCATCTTCAACGTCGAGGGCGTCGACGAGCTCAACCTGACCCCCGAGGCCGTCGCGGGCATCTTCGCCGGCAAGATCACCAAGTGGAACGACCCGGCGATCGCGGACAGCAACCCCGACGCAGACCTGCCCAACGCCAAGATCACCCCGGTCCACCGCTCGGACGACTCGGGCACCACCGAGAACTTCACCGACTACCTGGACGCGGTCGCCGCGGACGCGTGGGACTTCGGTGTCGTCGAGACCTGGCCGACCAAGGCCGGCGGTGAGGCCGGGCAGGGCACCAGCGGTGTCGTGCAGGTCGTGACCGAGACCAGCAACACCATCGGGTACGCCGACGCCAGCCAGGCCGGCGGCCTCGGCCAGGCCAACGTGGGCGTCGGTGGCGAGTTCGTGGCCCCGAGCTCGGAGGCTGCGGCGAAGATCCTCGAGGTCTCCCCGCGCGTGGAGGACCGTGGCGAGATGGACCTCGCCTTCGACCTGGACCACACCACGACCGAGGGTGGCACCTACCCGATCGTGCTGACCTCCTACCTGTTGGCCTGCCCGACGTATGAGGACCAGAACACGGCCGACATGGTGAAGGCCTACATGGACTACATCGTCTCCGACGACGGCCAGGCGATGGCCGAGAGCGAGGCCGGCTCGGCCCCGCTCGCCCCTGCGCTGCAGGAGGAAGTCCAGGGCATCATCGAGCAGATCTCGGCCGGCTGA
- a CDS encoding NUDIX hydrolase: protein MSRNRAAVRAAGVVAFRPGREVLVVHRPKYDDWSFPKGKVERGEHLAVTAVRETAEETGLHVRLGAPLPQQQYRAKGRPKTVDYWTARVVGDDDVSGYEPNDEIDDVAWVPLAEAPDRLTYDQDRETLAAAAAQRRKTRALVVLRHGQARSRKAWSGDDRQRPLLQRGHGQADRVVPLLAAYDVTRVVTSSSVRCRQTVAPYAEMTGWDPLALDSLSEEDADLDGLTAVITDLVDQKTGAVVCTHRPVLPLVFDALGLRKKHRAEDLSPAEMLVVHLRKGRVVAVERHAP from the coding sequence GTGTCCCGCAACCGTGCCGCTGTCCGGGCTGCCGGCGTCGTTGCCTTCCGGCCGGGTCGTGAGGTCCTGGTGGTCCATCGTCCCAAGTACGACGACTGGTCCTTCCCCAAGGGCAAGGTCGAGCGGGGCGAGCACCTCGCGGTGACCGCGGTCCGCGAGACCGCCGAGGAGACCGGCCTCCACGTGCGGCTGGGGGCACCCCTGCCGCAGCAGCAGTACCGCGCCAAGGGCCGCCCCAAGACGGTCGACTACTGGACCGCACGCGTGGTCGGCGACGACGACGTGTCCGGCTACGAGCCCAACGACGAGATCGACGACGTCGCCTGGGTGCCGCTCGCCGAGGCGCCCGACCGGCTCACCTACGACCAGGACCGCGAGACGCTCGCCGCGGCCGCTGCGCAGCGGCGCAAGACGCGCGCCCTGGTCGTGCTGCGCCACGGCCAGGCGCGGTCCCGCAAGGCGTGGTCCGGCGACGACCGCCAGCGTCCCCTGCTGCAGCGGGGCCACGGGCAGGCCGACCGGGTCGTCCCGCTCCTCGCGGCGTACGACGTCACCCGCGTGGTCACCTCCTCCAGCGTGCGCTGCCGGCAGACGGTGGCGCCGTACGCCGAGATGACCGGCTGGGATCCCCTCGCGCTGGACAGCCTGAGCGAGGAGGACGCGGACCTGGACGGGCTGACCGCGGTGATCACCGACCTGGTCGACCAGAAGACGGGGGCCGTGGTCTGCACGCACCGTCCGGTGCTGCCGCTGGTCTTCGACGCGCTGGGCCTGCGCAAGAAGCACCGGGCCGAGGACCTCTCCCCGGCGGAGATGCTCGTGGTGCACCTCCGCAAGGGGCGGGTGGTCGCGGTGGAGCGGCACGCCCCCTGA
- the pstB gene encoding phosphate ABC transporter ATP-binding protein PstB, with translation MAKSIDVSDLNIYYGDFLAVEGVNMSIKARSVTAFIGPSGCGKSTFLRSLNRMHEVIPGARVEGKVVVDGVDLYDPTIDPVAVRRQIGMVFQRPNPFPTMSIYENVLAGNRLNAKRMKKDEADSVVERSLKGANLWTEVKDRLDKPGAGLSGGQQQRLCIARAIAVEPEVLLMDEPCSALDPISTSAIEDLIHELKDSYTVVIVTHNMQQAARVSDDTGFFNLRATGEPGQLVEFNPTTKMFANPDQESTEAYISGRFG, from the coding sequence ATGGCGAAGAGCATCGACGTCTCGGACCTGAACATCTACTACGGGGACTTCCTCGCGGTCGAGGGCGTCAACATGTCCATCAAGGCACGCTCGGTGACGGCGTTCATCGGCCCCTCCGGGTGTGGCAAGTCGACCTTCCTGCGGTCGCTGAACCGAATGCACGAGGTGATCCCGGGCGCCCGCGTGGAGGGCAAGGTCGTCGTGGACGGCGTGGACCTCTACGACCCCACGATCGACCCGGTCGCCGTACGCCGCCAGATCGGCATGGTCTTCCAGCGGCCCAACCCGTTCCCGACGATGTCGATCTACGAGAACGTGCTGGCCGGCAACCGCCTCAACGCCAAGCGGATGAAGAAGGACGAGGCGGACTCGGTGGTCGAGCGCTCGCTCAAGGGCGCGAACCTCTGGACCGAGGTCAAGGACCGCCTCGACAAGCCCGGTGCCGGCCTGTCCGGCGGCCAGCAGCAGCGGCTCTGCATCGCCCGCGCCATCGCGGTCGAGCCGGAGGTGCTGCTGATGGACGAGCCCTGCTCGGCGCTGGACCCGATCTCCACCTCGGCGATCGAGGACCTGATCCACGAGCTCAAGGACAGCTACACCGTCGTCATCGTCACCCACAACATGCAGCAGGCGGCCCGTGTCTCCGACGACACCGGGTTCTTCAACCTGCGCGCGACCGGGGAGCCCGGCCAGCTGGTCGAGTTCAACCCGACGACGAAGATGTTCGCCAACCCGGACCAGGAATCGACGGAGGCCTACATCTCCGGTCGCTTTGGGTGA
- the pstC gene encoding phosphate ABC transporter permease subunit PstC yields MSAIADPPAAELADGNRRVGDAVFSRAALIGALLVIVFLAGVGAFLVIQGMPALGAEDEQVWDKDNLWGLVGPLLFGTVLASMIAMVIVAPLAVGLGLVISHYAPRRLAKPVGFLVDLLAAVPSVVFGLWGAFILAPYLQPLHQFLVDYFGWIPLFDGPASATARTILTAGVVLALMALPIVTAIMREVFAQTPSAHEEAALALGATRWEMIKLAVFPYARSGMVAALLLGLGRALGETMAVAMVLSTTGVIVSFDIVSSENSNTIAAFIANSFKEASGLKINVLIFCGLALFVLTFLVNFIGRWVATRGVAKA; encoded by the coding sequence GTGAGCGCCATCGCGGATCCACCAGCAGCAGAGCTCGCCGACGGCAACCGCCGTGTCGGCGATGCCGTCTTCAGCAGGGCCGCCCTGATCGGCGCCCTGCTCGTCATCGTTTTCCTCGCCGGTGTCGGCGCCTTCCTGGTGATCCAGGGCATGCCGGCGCTGGGCGCCGAGGACGAGCAAGTGTGGGACAAGGACAACCTGTGGGGCCTGGTCGGTCCGCTGTTGTTCGGCACGGTGCTCGCCTCGATGATCGCCATGGTGATCGTCGCGCCGCTCGCCGTGGGCCTGGGCCTGGTGATCTCCCACTACGCGCCCCGCCGGCTGGCCAAGCCGGTCGGCTTCCTCGTCGACCTGCTGGCCGCGGTGCCCAGCGTGGTGTTCGGCCTGTGGGGCGCCTTCATCCTCGCGCCCTACCTCCAGCCGCTGCACCAGTTCCTGGTCGACTACTTCGGCTGGATCCCCCTCTTCGACGGGCCGGCGAGTGCGACCGCCCGCACGATCCTCACCGCTGGCGTCGTGCTGGCCCTGATGGCGCTGCCGATCGTCACCGCCATCATGCGCGAGGTCTTCGCGCAGACCCCGAGCGCCCACGAGGAGGCCGCCCTCGCGCTGGGCGCCACCCGCTGGGAGATGATCAAGCTCGCGGTCTTCCCCTACGCCCGCTCCGGCATGGTCGCCGCCCTGCTGCTCGGCCTCGGTCGCGCGCTGGGCGAAACCATGGCGGTGGCCATGGTGCTCTCGACGACCGGTGTCATCGTGAGCTTCGACATCGTCTCCAGCGAGAACTCCAACACCATCGCCGCGTTCATCGCGAACTCCTTCAAGGAGGCGTCCGGCCTGAAGATCAACGTGCTGATCTTCTGCGGTCTGGCGCTCTTCGTCCTGACCTTCCTCGTCAACTTCATCGGTCGCTGGGTGGCCACCCGCGGCGTCGCGAAGGCCTGA
- the pstA gene encoding phosphate ABC transporter permease PstA, with protein MTNTLPSESSGGVDTLDPASSLLHDPNARHGRLPRLAVPLAAGIALAAGFLVSLVLGQGIATAVGIAWVLFVVGFPLWTRAVEGKRAATDHFAGTLMWTAFVLAMIPLVSLTVTVVVKGAPVITPEFLSTDMTGRALLGEGGGIVHAIMGTILVTVCAAIIAIPIGLFTAIWLVEYGPGTKLASVITFLVDVMTGIPSIVAGLFALALFKVLLGEELPRIGIGGGLALALLMVPTVVRSVEEMLKLVPDELREASYALGVPKWRTIVKVVLPTAVAGIVTGVTLSIARVAGETAPLLLILGTARSVNWNPFDGAVQTLPVFIYQSLSQTSHFKYGEIWEDRVWGAAFTLIFIVMTLNVLARVVGKVFAPKTGK; from the coding sequence ATGACCAACACCCTCCCCTCCGAGTCCAGCGGCGGCGTCGACACCCTCGACCCCGCCAGCTCCCTCCTCCACGACCCCAACGCCCGTCACGGCCGGTTGCCGCGGCTGGCGGTCCCGCTCGCGGCCGGCATCGCGCTGGCCGCCGGCTTCCTGGTGTCGCTGGTCCTGGGCCAGGGCATCGCCACCGCGGTGGGCATCGCCTGGGTCCTGTTCGTCGTCGGGTTCCCGCTGTGGACCCGCGCCGTCGAGGGCAAGCGCGCCGCCACCGACCACTTCGCCGGCACCTTGATGTGGACGGCGTTCGTGCTGGCGATGATCCCGCTGGTCAGCCTGACCGTCACCGTGGTCGTCAAGGGCGCCCCGGTCATCACCCCGGAGTTCCTCTCCACCGACATGACCGGCCGTGCGCTGCTCGGCGAGGGCGGCGGCATCGTCCACGCCATCATGGGCACCATCCTGGTAACGGTCTGCGCCGCGATCATCGCGATCCCGATCGGCCTGTTCACCGCGATCTGGCTGGTCGAGTACGGCCCCGGCACCAAGCTGGCCTCGGTCATCACCTTCCTCGTCGACGTCATGACCGGCATCCCCTCGATCGTGGCGGGCCTCTTCGCGCTGGCCCTGTTCAAGGTGCTGCTGGGCGAGGAGCTGCCCCGCATCGGCATCGGCGGCGGCCTCGCGCTCGCACTGCTGATGGTGCCGACCGTGGTGCGCTCGGTCGAGGAGATGCTCAAGCTGGTCCCCGACGAGCTGCGGGAGGCGTCGTACGCGCTGGGCGTGCCGAAGTGGCGCACCATCGTGAAGGTGGTCCTCCCCACCGCGGTCGCGGGCATCGTGACCGGCGTGACGCTCTCGATCGCGCGCGTCGCCGGTGAGACGGCGCCGCTGCTGCTGATCCTGGGCACCGCGCGGAGCGTCAACTGGAACCCGTTCGACGGTGCGGTGCAGACGCTGCCGGTCTTCATCTACCAGTCGCTCTCGCAGACCTCGCACTTCAAGTACGGCGAGATCTGGGAGGACCGCGTCTGGGGGGCGGCGTTCACCCTGATCTTCATCGTGATGACCCTGAATGTCCTGGCCCGCGTCGTGGGCAAGGTCTTCGCACCCAAGACCGGCAAGTGA